In a single window of the uncultured Dysgonomonas sp. genome:
- a CDS encoding glycosidase, with the protein MMLKKYDKNPVLMPNPANDWESLVVCNPGVWYEDGTFYMLYRAAGNDAEHVIRLGLAISKNGYDFERASSEPVFSPSADGPDSGCVEDPRIVKFDDDYYITYAFRPYPPGQYWKFAHDVVLRPKAGENTPIFLKENMGNSGLAVTKDFLHYKKLGRITESILDDRDVILFPEKIQEQYVLMHRPKQYIGEKYKVKYPSIWLKFSDDLLNWTSKESHLLISGIENSWEEKIGGSTPPLKTKDGWLVLYHGVEHGGQGYYRVGALLLDLEDPLKIIGRTKDYILEPETEFETKGHYNGCVFPTGNVIIGDTLYVYYGAADRYVCVATCNVDELIQFIKTNK; encoded by the coding sequence ATGATGTTGAAAAAGTATGATAAAAATCCTGTCCTTATGCCTAATCCGGCAAATGATTGGGAGAGTCTTGTGGTTTGTAACCCCGGGGTATGGTACGAAGACGGAACTTTCTACATGCTCTACAGAGCAGCCGGAAACGACGCCGAACATGTTATCCGCCTTGGACTTGCAATAAGTAAAAATGGTTATGATTTTGAGCGTGCATCTTCCGAACCGGTTTTTTCTCCGAGTGCCGATGGCCCCGATTCGGGATGTGTGGAAGACCCGCGCATAGTCAAATTCGACGATGACTATTACATCACTTATGCCTTCCGCCCTTATCCTCCGGGACAATACTGGAAGTTTGCACACGACGTAGTATTGCGCCCCAAAGCAGGAGAGAATACTCCCATATTTCTCAAAGAGAACATGGGTAATTCGGGACTGGCCGTCACGAAAGATTTCCTTCATTACAAAAAGCTGGGCAGGATAACAGAATCTATACTCGACGACAGGGACGTTATACTTTTTCCAGAGAAAATACAAGAGCAGTATGTACTAATGCATCGTCCGAAGCAATACATCGGAGAAAAATATAAAGTTAAATACCCTTCTATCTGGCTGAAATTCTCAGATGATTTATTAAATTGGACTTCTAAAGAAAGTCATCTCCTTATCAGTGGGATAGAAAATTCGTGGGAAGAGAAGATAGGCGGCAGTACCCCACCATTGAAAACCAAAGACGGCTGGCTGGTATTATACCACGGTGTGGAACATGGAGGACAGGGATATTACAGAGTAGGAGCTTTACTTCTCGATCTTGAAGACCCCTTAAAAATAATCGGCCGTACAAAAGACTATATACTCGAACCTGAAACTGAATTCGAAACCAAAGGGCATTACAATGGCTGTGTTTTCCCTACCGGCAATGTTATTATCGGAGATACACTTTATGTCTATTACGGCGCAGCCGACAGATATGTATGTGTGGCGACCTGTAATGTAGACGAACTGATTCAGTTTATCAAAACCAATAAATAA
- a CDS encoding alpha-L-rhamnosidase C-terminal domain-containing protein, giving the protein MRIILNLALITLLLVSNNISAQQLPLPFQDGTNVKSRTSSLVYNYLTPTRIIWTSDNNSEKHVINTQSILKQGTGQADLNAGTYLKLIGDNTNKGGIILDFGKEIQGGLEIITSINNKNPAGKVRIRFGESVAETMSDIGGEGGATNDHAMRDFIVTLPWLGRLTVGDSGFRFVRIDVVDPDTEVEIKEISAAFAYRDIPYLGSFRCNDERLNQIWLTGAYTVHLNMQDYLWDAIKRDRLVWVGDLHPEVMTINAVFGYNNVVPKSLDLARDITPLPAWMNGISSYSMWWIIIHRDWYLYQGNLEYLKEQQEYMSRLLKLLSEKIDNNGKEILDGNRFLDWPSSENPQVIHAGLQSMMVMTFDAGEELSRILNDKESEKLCQSALKKLRKYVPDITSSKQAASLLSLSGLIAPKKANDEVLAQNGVHGMSTFYGYYMLNARAKAGDYKGAIDNIREYWGAMLDLGATSFWEDFDIDWMKNAARIDEVVPEGKVNVHASYGGYCYKGYRHSFCHGWASGPTTWLSRHVLGVEPLEAGCKKVRITPNLGDLEWAEGAFPTPHGIIEIKHTKQADGKIKSEIKAPEGVVVVK; this is encoded by the coding sequence ATGCGAATAATATTAAACCTAGCATTAATTACCTTATTATTAGTAAGTAATAATATATCCGCCCAGCAATTACCACTCCCATTTCAGGATGGTACCAATGTAAAATCCAGGACAAGCAGTCTGGTATATAATTACCTTACCCCTACGCGTATTATCTGGACTTCTGACAATAATAGCGAAAAACATGTAATAAACACCCAATCTATCCTAAAACAAGGAACAGGCCAAGCCGATCTGAATGCAGGAACTTATCTTAAACTAATTGGTGATAATACGAACAAAGGCGGTATTATTCTCGATTTTGGCAAAGAAATACAGGGTGGATTGGAAATAATAACGTCTATAAACAATAAGAATCCGGCAGGAAAAGTACGTATCCGCTTCGGAGAGTCCGTTGCCGAGACCATGAGTGATATTGGAGGTGAAGGCGGAGCTACAAACGATCATGCCATGCGTGATTTTATAGTGACACTACCCTGGCTGGGACGACTCACTGTAGGCGATTCCGGATTTCGCTTTGTCCGCATCGATGTTGTAGACCCTGATACGGAAGTGGAAATAAAGGAAATAAGTGCTGCATTTGCATATAGGGATATCCCCTATCTGGGCTCTTTCCGTTGTAATGATGAACGCCTGAACCAGATATGGCTTACAGGTGCATATACGGTACATCTCAATATGCAGGATTACCTGTGGGATGCTATAAAACGCGACCGATTAGTATGGGTGGGAGACCTTCACCCTGAAGTAATGACAATCAATGCTGTTTTCGGATATAACAATGTTGTACCTAAAAGTCTCGATCTGGCACGGGATATTACACCTCTGCCTGCATGGATGAACGGTATCAGCTCATATTCCATGTGGTGGATTATAATCCATCGCGACTGGTATCTATATCAGGGCAATCTGGAATATCTTAAAGAGCAACAGGAATATATGTCTCGATTACTTAAACTTTTAAGTGAAAAGATAGACAACAACGGAAAAGAGATACTGGACGGCAATCGTTTTCTCGACTGGCCATCGAGTGAAAATCCCCAGGTCATTCATGCCGGCCTGCAATCTATGATGGTAATGACATTCGATGCAGGGGAAGAATTGAGCAGAATACTGAATGACAAAGAGAGTGAAAAACTTTGCCAATCGGCTTTAAAGAAACTAAGAAAATATGTACCGGACATAACTTCGTCCAAACAGGCAGCTTCCCTGCTAAGCCTATCCGGGCTTATCGCACCAAAGAAAGCAAATGATGAAGTATTGGCACAAAACGGAGTGCATGGTATGTCTACCTTCTATGGCTACTATATGCTGAATGCCCGTGCAAAAGCAGGCGATTATAAAGGTGCGATAGATAACATACGTGAATATTGGGGTGCTATGCTCGACCTTGGAGCAACCTCGTTCTGGGAAGATTTCGATATAGACTGGATGAAAAATGCAGCACGGATTGACGAGGTCGTACCCGAAGGAAAAGTAAATGTTCACGCCTCTTATGGGGGATATTGCTATAAAGGATATCGCCATAGTTTTTGTCATGGCTGGGCTTCGGGTCCTACTACATGGCTTAGTAGACATGTACTGGGGGTAGAACCTTTAGAAGCCGGATGCAAAAAGGTACGGATTACCCCTAATCTGGGAGATTTGGAATGGGCAGAAGGTGCTTTTCCTACTCCGCATGGGATCATAGAGATAAAACATACAAAACAAGCCGATGGGAAAATCAAATCGGAAATTAAGGCTCCTGAAGGAGTCGTTGTGGTGAAGTAA
- a CDS encoding division/cell wall cluster transcriptional repressor MraZ yields MIQFLGNIEAKIDAKGRVFVPAAFRKILQSSTQNTLILRKDLFQDCLVLYPVEVWEEEVAKLRSRLSRWDREQQALFRQFVVDAERLDIDTNGRILISKRYCQMVSILSDVRFLGVDNTIEIWAKEGLEKTLIPADDFSSRIQTLMNNDSQYD; encoded by the coding sequence ATGATTCAATTTTTGGGTAATATAGAAGCGAAAATCGACGCGAAGGGGAGGGTCTTTGTGCCGGCTGCCTTCAGGAAGATTCTTCAATCTTCTACCCAGAATACATTGATACTCAGAAAAGATCTGTTTCAGGATTGTCTTGTCCTCTATCCCGTGGAAGTATGGGAAGAAGAGGTAGCAAAATTACGTTCGCGCTTAAGCAGATGGGATCGAGAGCAACAAGCTCTTTTCAGGCAGTTTGTTGTTGATGCCGAGCGTCTCGATATAGATACGAACGGACGCATCCTGATATCGAAGCGATATTGCCAGATGGTAAGCATCCTATCCGATGTTAGATTCTTAGGGGTAGATAATACAATTGAGATATGGGCAAAAGAAGGGCTGGAAAAGACGCTTATTCCGGCAGATGATTTCAGTTCCCGTATACAGACATTAATGAACAACGACTCACAATACGACTAA
- a CDS encoding serine hydrolase domain-containing protein yields MKRLVGTLLFIVLFYNTSISQSVQGFVKTDNPDAIGFDTERLKKIDNLLSGYVNDGIMPNALSLVIKDGKIIHFSAYGYSDVEKKIAVKKDDIFRKASQTKAITSTVLMTLFEENWFMLDEPIEKYLPMFAHPRVYVSGSAKEGNLVTRPANRSITIRHLLTHTSGYGYDAFGENIRGVNYIEPTTSKEVMERLARVPLMHDPGERFTYGFSTDIAGYLAEVLTGKSLGTLMKERVFDPLGMKDTYFHLPKEKHSRLVKCYMRTSDSTRYVLNSDPFEQTFPFATDQPYNGGGGGLCGTIEDYAKFCQMILNGGEFNNRRILGRRTVELMCTDQLAGIPQNHPFSLGFEVTDFNRFKRSMVSEGSVKWGGAYGTDYIIDRKENMIVLLYTNIVPWVNPNVQDRFHIAVYQSLK; encoded by the coding sequence ATGAAAAGACTTGTAGGAACACTGCTTTTTATCGTATTATTTTATAATACTTCTATCAGTCAGTCTGTACAGGGGTTTGTAAAGACTGATAACCCCGACGCTATAGGATTCGATACAGAACGTCTGAAAAAGATAGACAATTTATTATCAGGATATGTAAACGACGGAATAATGCCGAACGCCTTATCTCTGGTGATCAAAGATGGGAAAATAATACACTTCTCGGCATATGGTTATAGTGATGTCGAAAAAAAAATCGCGGTAAAGAAAGACGATATTTTCAGAAAGGCATCACAAACAAAGGCGATTACATCCACTGTATTGATGACGCTATTCGAAGAAAACTGGTTTATGCTGGATGAACCTATCGAAAAATACCTGCCTATGTTTGCGCATCCCCGTGTTTATGTATCAGGAAGCGCTAAGGAAGGGAATCTTGTTACCCGCCCTGCTAACCGTAGTATAACCATCCGTCATTTACTAACACATACATCCGGCTATGGATACGATGCTTTCGGGGAAAATATACGCGGAGTAAACTATATTGAACCTACTACATCGAAAGAAGTAATGGAACGATTGGCACGTGTGCCGTTGATGCACGATCCGGGAGAAAGGTTTACATATGGTTTCAGTACCGATATAGCAGGATATCTGGCAGAGGTACTCACAGGTAAAAGTCTTGGTACACTAATGAAGGAACGGGTATTCGATCCTTTGGGCATGAAAGATACTTATTTTCATCTGCCAAAGGAAAAACACAGTCGATTGGTGAAATGCTATATGCGTACCAGTGACTCTACCCGTTATGTCCTCAATTCCGACCCATTTGAACAAACATTTCCATTTGCCACAGACCAGCCTTATAATGGCGGTGGCGGCGGACTATGCGGAACGATAGAAGACTATGCCAAATTCTGTCAGATGATATTGAATGGCGGAGAGTTCAACAACCGCCGTATACTCGGACGCAGAACGGTAGAACTGATGTGCACAGACCAGTTGGCAGGCATCCCTCAAAATCATCCATTCAGCCTGGGATTCGAGGTTACTGATTTCAACAGGTTCAAACGTTCGATGGTATCGGAAGGTTCGGTCAAGTGGGGCGGTGCTTACGGTACGGATTATATAATCGACAGAAAGGAAAATATGATAGTACTGCTCTATACCAATATAGTTCCCTGGGTCAATCCCAATGTACAAGATAGATTTCACATAGCTGTTTACCAAAGCCTTAAATAG
- the rsmH gene encoding 16S rRNA (cytosine(1402)-N(4))-methyltransferase RsmH produces MTEIYHTPALLHESVDGMNIRTESICVDVTFGGGGHSKEILSRLGNKGHLYAFDQDEDAINNIQEDSKFTFIRSNFRFLKNFIKYHGVEEVDAILADLGVSSHHFDAEDRGFSFRFEDSDLDMRMNQKAGKTAAQVLNIYTEEQLADVFYLYGELKQSRRIASAIVKTRKEKPYRKVSDLLDTLNSFVGRGEKEKKVLAQAFQALRIEVNEEMETLKEMLEQALDILKPGGRLVVITYHSLEDRLVKNFFKTGNFEGKVEKDFFGNFETPFKLINNKVIVPSREEEERNPRSRSAKLRIAEKI; encoded by the coding sequence ATGACTGAGATATACCATACACCTGCACTGCTCCACGAAAGTGTGGACGGTATGAATATTCGTACCGAGAGTATTTGTGTAGACGTAACATTCGGCGGTGGCGGACATTCGAAGGAGATCCTTTCCCGCCTCGGCAACAAGGGACATCTGTATGCTTTCGATCAGGATGAAGACGCTATCAACAATATACAGGAGGATAGTAAATTCACGTTCATCCGGAGCAATTTCCGCTTCCTAAAGAACTTTATTAAATATCACGGCGTAGAAGAAGTGGACGCTATTCTTGCCGATTTGGGCGTGTCATCACATCATTTCGATGCCGAAGACCGTGGATTTTCTTTCCGTTTCGAAGATAGTGATCTGGATATGCGCATGAATCAGAAAGCCGGGAAAACGGCAGCACAAGTGCTGAATATATACACCGAAGAGCAGCTGGCAGATGTCTTTTACTTATATGGTGAGCTTAAGCAGTCGAGGCGCATTGCGTCTGCGATTGTAAAGACTCGGAAAGAAAAACCTTACAGGAAAGTAAGTGACTTGCTGGATACGCTGAATTCCTTTGTCGGGAGAGGCGAAAAAGAAAAGAAAGTTTTGGCTCAAGCCTTTCAGGCACTTCGCATAGAGGTGAATGAAGAGATGGAAACTCTGAAAGAAATGCTTGAACAGGCTCTTGACATATTGAAACCGGGCGGTCGTTTGGTCGTTATCACCTATCATTCTTTGGAAGACAGGCTTGTGAAGAACTTCTTTAAGACAGGTAACTTTGAAGGGAAAGTGGAAAAAGACTTCTTCGGGAACTTTGAAACGCCATTCAAATTGATAAACAATAAAGTAATTGTGCCTTCACGGGAAGAAGAGGAAAGAAACCCGCGTTCGAGAAGCGCTAAACTAAGGATAGCAGAGAAAATTTGA
- a CDS encoding FtsL-like putative cell division protein, translating into MKAKDIKKKVMYILGGTVLTEDFFWKNARFIITVFVILVLYISNRYSCIEKRSQIESLQHELKDAKFESLTIAAQLMGVSRESKVESLIQQNGVDLQQTKEPIYKIKK; encoded by the coding sequence ATGAAAGCGAAAGATATAAAAAAGAAAGTGATGTATATTCTGGGAGGGACAGTTCTTACAGAGGACTTCTTCTGGAAGAATGCACGTTTCATTATCACTGTTTTTGTTATTCTCGTCTTATATATAAGCAACAGATACAGTTGTATAGAAAAGAGGTCTCAGATAGAGTCGTTGCAGCATGAACTGAAAGATGCGAAATTCGAATCATTGACTATTGCGGCACAGTTGATGGGAGTGAGCCGTGAGTCGAAAGTAGAGTCTTTGATCCAGCAGAACGGAGTAGACTTGCAGCAAACCAAAGAGCCTATTTATAAAATTAAGAAATAG
- a CDS encoding AraC family transcriptional regulator — MKDSIHLKYLIVNETDLLWGLTVNSVGYQSIESNMPYPPGNHPTRYLFSTDRGRILDEYQLLYITKGKGSYISNISGKKETHPINEGHMFLLFPGEWHNYMPDKQAGWDEYWIGFKGINIDSRVSNGFFNKEKPIYNVGLNNEVVQLYKQAIQIAIEQKSGFQQMLAGIVNHLLGLAYSLDKNYLFESSESVNQINKAKIIILENFKEIKPQEIADQLNMSYSNFRKIFKEYTGFAPSQYIQELKIQKSKELLTNTMIPVKEIAYMMGFENQEYFFTAFKKKNNTTPIEYRKFTQGPKNP, encoded by the coding sequence ATGAAAGACTCTATTCATTTGAAATATCTGATAGTAAATGAAACAGACTTACTATGGGGGCTGACTGTAAACTCGGTAGGCTACCAGAGTATAGAATCCAATATGCCTTACCCGCCGGGAAATCACCCTACCAGATACTTATTTTCTACAGATAGAGGACGCATTTTGGATGAATACCAGCTTCTATATATTACCAAGGGGAAAGGCTCTTATATATCCAACATATCGGGAAAGAAAGAAACTCATCCGATAAATGAAGGCCATATGTTTCTCCTGTTTCCGGGCGAGTGGCACAATTATATGCCTGACAAGCAAGCAGGATGGGACGAATACTGGATAGGCTTTAAAGGGATTAATATCGATAGCCGAGTTAGCAATGGTTTCTTCAACAAAGAAAAACCGATATACAATGTAGGTCTCAACAATGAGGTTGTCCAATTATATAAACAAGCGATACAAATTGCGATTGAACAGAAATCGGGGTTCCAACAAATGCTTGCCGGAATTGTAAACCATTTACTCGGATTGGCATATTCTTTAGATAAAAACTACCTCTTTGAAAGTTCCGAATCGGTCAATCAGATCAATAAAGCCAAAATCATTATCCTTGAAAATTTCAAAGAGATAAAACCTCAGGAGATAGCCGACCAATTAAATATGAGCTATTCCAATTTCCGAAAAATATTTAAAGAATATACAGGTTTTGCTCCGTCGCAATACATTCAGGAACTAAAAATACAGAAGTCGAAAGAATTACTGACGAACACAATGATTCCTGTAAAAGAGATAGCCTATATGATGGGTTTCGAAAATCAGGAATATTTCTTTACTGCATTCAAAAAGAAGAATAATACAACACCTATCGAGTACCGGAAATTTACACAGGGCCCGAAAAACCCATAA
- a CDS encoding sodium:solute symporter, with amino-acid sequence MTATISPIDIAIIVISMAFIIWWALKNGKSSDSKSYFLAGRSMSWIVVGLSLFAASISSTTLIGQTGDAYSTGISVFNYNLMGVVVMVFFATFLLPVYINSGIFTIPEFLERRFDARSRYYFSAICIIGNIFLDAATALYAAALIIKLLMPSVDIQIIVIVFAILAASYTIPGGLSSAINAEIIQAVILIVGSVLLAVFVTMSGGFEYFRDLLASGDYMTKLIRPLDDPSTPWLALFIGMPITGLYFWANNQTLVQRVLSAKNLNEGRKGVMLNGGITLTTLFLFAIPGVMAQKLFPGLASPDMVYPAMILNLMPVGLLGIMIAVLFAALTSALSAIMNSTSTLFTMDFYRKIDKNADDKKLVRVGKIVSVIVVIIAALWAPQIGKFGSILKYYQEMLAYLAPPIVAAFIVGIFSKRVNGQGVFTGLISGLVIAILLLFFKSAIFGNMHFLFIVPILFTFSIIVMYLVSLRYAAPSEEKLRENIFTLDGFRKETIELRQVKWYSNYRIWGIILLVLSALLLIILS; translated from the coding sequence ATGACTGCAACGATTTCCCCGATAGACATTGCGATTATAGTAATCAGCATGGCATTCATCATTTGGTGGGCATTAAAAAACGGTAAGAGCAGCGATTCGAAGTCTTATTTCCTTGCGGGTCGGAGCATGTCGTGGATAGTGGTAGGATTGTCTTTATTCGCTGCCAGTATTTCCAGTACTACGTTGATCGGACAAACGGGAGATGCTTATTCTACGGGTATTTCCGTATTCAATTACAATCTGATGGGCGTTGTGGTAATGGTATTCTTTGCCACTTTCCTTTTGCCTGTTTACATCAATAGCGGCATATTTACAATCCCCGAATTTCTGGAAAGACGATTCGATGCACGCTCACGATACTACTTCTCTGCCATTTGCATTATAGGAAATATCTTTCTCGATGCGGCAACAGCATTGTATGCAGCCGCTCTGATTATCAAACTGCTTATGCCTTCGGTCGATATACAGATAATAGTGATTGTGTTTGCCATACTGGCGGCATCTTACACCATACCCGGAGGCTTGTCTTCGGCTATCAATGCAGAGATTATACAAGCTGTTATACTGATTGTCGGGTCGGTATTGCTTGCTGTATTTGTAACAATGAGTGGTGGCTTCGAATATTTCAGGGATTTGCTTGCATCGGGCGATTACATGACAAAGCTTATCCGTCCACTCGATGATCCTTCTACACCGTGGCTCGCCCTCTTTATAGGGATGCCTATTACAGGACTGTACTTTTGGGCAAACAATCAGACCTTGGTACAACGGGTACTGAGTGCAAAAAATCTGAACGAAGGACGTAAGGGTGTTATGCTCAACGGAGGTATTACCTTAACTACTCTTTTCTTGTTTGCAATACCGGGGGTAATGGCACAGAAACTATTTCCGGGATTAGCCAGTCCCGATATGGTGTATCCGGCAATGATTCTCAATCTGATGCCTGTAGGGCTTCTGGGGATTATGATAGCCGTTCTTTTTGCCGCGCTTACGTCGGCACTGAGTGCAATAATGAACTCTACTTCTACGCTGTTTACTATGGACTTTTACCGGAAGATAGATAAGAATGCAGATGATAAAAAACTGGTACGAGTAGGGAAAATAGTATCTGTGATAGTTGTCATTATAGCAGCTTTATGGGCACCTCAAATAGGCAAATTCGGTTCCATATTGAAATATTATCAGGAGATGCTAGCCTATCTGGCTCCTCCTATTGTTGCAGCTTTCATAGTAGGTATTTTTAGTAAACGGGTAAATGGACAAGGTGTATTTACAGGGCTTATCAGCGGACTTGTTATTGCTATACTCCTATTATTCTTCAAGTCTGCGATCTTCGGTAATATGCATTTCTTATTCATCGTACCAATACTATTTACATTCAGTATCATAGTTATGTATCTGGTAAGCCTTCGTTATGCTGCACCATCAGAAGAAAAACTAAGAGAGAATATATTCACGCTGGATGGGTTCAGAAAGGAAACTATAGAACTAAGACAGGTTAAATGGTATTCGAATTATCGGATATGGGGTATTATATTGCTCGTGCTTTCGGCTTTACTATTGATTATTCTGTCATAG
- a CDS encoding penicillin-binding protein, with product MAKKSEGTMKNVAVSRYGWIVFFMSFVFIAIIVCIFKIKYAEGPEWRELGKQETVKKDREIRPNRGNIYADDGRLLATSEPLYGVYVDFMSEGIKKDTLMKYVTPLSQELAKKFPDRNAAQYKKIILDGWALSRKELDELERNRKSGSNKKVKVRSRYVRIIRPDINYVDLKELKTFPFFNQRSNRSGLFTEEKTMRLKPFGRLAGRTVGSIFKDFEDGGASGLELKYDSILKGVPGLKTRERVQGRWIDVVLEEPVDGWDIKTTLNVDIQDMAEKALYGKLAETKAESGVAIVMEVATGEIKAITNLDRVSEGVYAEGNPNAFSWMSEPGSTFKTVSVMVALEDGVVTPNDSVRVGNGLFEYKGRVVRDHYWRTGGRKEFMTITEGMYISSNVVMTKMILKGYENNPQKYAQHIRDLGITKKIEWDVPLKGIEGTSIVRMPDDKANPWSKTTLAWMSFGYETQIPPIYMLMFYNGIANNGKMIKPFLTKAFMKDGKVKEEFETEVINPALCSEKTLGEVREMLRGVVSDGLGKAAGSQLFQSAGKTGTAMIASRGGYEGYYVSFCGYFPAEDPKYTCFVGIRRPQGSPSGGLMAGSVFKSIAEGIYTKHLVSTPLPAPKDTVNSLIPVVKGGLLKNTEYVLKKLDQNYTFSGSNIDWIKTKSDSLSGGIILEDNTSVKQGLVPNVIGMGARDAVYLLENAGLRVNLTGEGKVKRQSIPAGSRIVKGGGITIELN from the coding sequence ATGGCAAAGAAATCAGAAGGAACGATGAAGAATGTAGCAGTCAGCCGTTATGGTTGGATTGTCTTTTTCATGTCTTTCGTGTTTATAGCAATTATTGTTTGCATTTTCAAAATCAAATATGCGGAAGGGCCCGAATGGCGCGAGCTTGGCAAACAGGAAACTGTAAAAAAAGACCGGGAGATACGTCCCAACCGCGGAAATATATATGCCGATGACGGCCGTCTGCTTGCAACCAGTGAACCCTTGTATGGCGTATATGTCGACTTCATGTCGGAGGGTATAAAGAAAGATACGTTGATGAAATACGTAACCCCTCTGTCTCAGGAGTTAGCGAAAAAATTTCCGGATAGAAATGCCGCTCAATACAAAAAGATAATATTAGATGGCTGGGCACTTAGCCGCAAAGAACTGGACGAACTGGAGCGCAACCGGAAAAGTGGTTCCAACAAGAAGGTAAAAGTAAGAAGCCGTTATGTAAGAATTATTCGCCCCGATATAAATTATGTCGACCTGAAAGAACTGAAAACATTTCCGTTCTTTAATCAGCGCAGCAACAGGAGCGGTCTTTTCACCGAAGAAAAGACAATGCGTCTGAAACCTTTCGGCCGATTGGCTGGACGGACCGTAGGCTCTATCTTTAAAGATTTTGAAGACGGGGGGGCGAGTGGACTGGAGTTGAAATATGATTCAATACTCAAAGGTGTGCCCGGGTTGAAAACACGTGAGCGTGTGCAAGGCCGCTGGATAGACGTAGTATTGGAAGAACCTGTCGATGGCTGGGATATAAAGACCACACTGAATGTGGATATTCAGGATATGGCAGAAAAAGCCCTTTACGGCAAACTGGCTGAAACAAAAGCCGAATCAGGTGTAGCCATTGTAATGGAAGTAGCTACCGGCGAAATAAAAGCGATAACCAATCTCGACAGGGTATCGGAAGGAGTATATGCCGAAGGAAACCCGAATGCATTCTCGTGGATGTCCGAACCGGGTTCCACATTCAAGACCGTATCGGTGATGGTAGCCCTCGAAGACGGGGTAGTTACACCAAATGACTCTGTGCGTGTCGGCAATGGGCTTTTCGAATATAAAGGGCGTGTTGTGCGCGACCACTACTGGCGTACAGGGGGACGCAAAGAGTTTATGACTATTACCGAAGGGATGTATATTTCTTCCAATGTTGTTATGACTAAAATGATTCTGAAGGGCTATGAAAATAATCCTCAGAAATATGCACAACATATCCGTGATTTAGGTATTACAAAGAAAATAGAATGGGACGTACCTCTGAAGGGTATAGAAGGCACATCCATAGTCCGCATGCCGGATGATAAGGCAAATCCGTGGTCAAAAACGACTCTGGCATGGATGTCGTTCGGTTATGAGACACAGATTCCGCCTATCTACATGCTGATGTTTTACAATGGGATAGCCAATAACGGGAAAATGATAAAGCCTTTCCTTACCAAAGCCTTTATGAAAGATGGCAAGGTGAAAGAAGAATTCGAAACGGAAGTTATCAATCCGGCGTTATGCTCCGAGAAGACATTAGGAGAGGTGAGGGAAATGCTCAGAGGGGTAGTGTCTGACGGTCTGGGAAAAGCAGCCGGTTCTCAACTTTTCCAATCGGCAGGTAAGACAGGTACGGCAATGATTGCATCTCGGGGAGGATACGAAGGTTATTATGTTTCGTTCTGTGGATATTTCCCCGCAGAAGACCCAAAATATACATGTTTTGTTGGGATACGCAGGCCGCAGGGTTCTCCGTCGGGAGGGCTTATGGCTGGATCGGTATTTAAGTCTATAGCCGAAGGCATTTATACTAAACACTTAGTGTCGACTCCTCTACCTGCTCCGAAAGATACTGTAAACTCATTGATTCCTGTAGTTAAGGGAGGATTGCTTAAGAATACAGAATATGTATTGAAAAAGCTAGACCAGAATTATACGTTTTCGGGTAGTAATATCGATTGGATAAAGACGAAGAGCGACTCTCTGTCAGGAGGAATTATATTGGAAGATAATACTTCCGTAAAACAAGGCCTTGTTCCTAACGTTATAGGTATGGGGGCACGTGATGCAGTATATCTATTGGAGAATGCCGGACTTAGAGTCAACCTGACGGGAGAGGGAAAAGTGAAGCGGCAATCTATCCCTGCCGGAAGCCGGATAGTAAAAGGCGGTGGTATTACAATAGAATTGAATTAA